CCAAATTGTAGGAGCTTACCGTCTTTGAGCACGGCGACATAATCGGATAGCGTCAACGCCTCTTCTTGATCATGTGTGACCAATATAGTTGTTGCGTTAAATTTCTTCTGAATTGACCGGATCTGATCGCGCAAATATCCTCGAATACCTACATCGAGTGCAGCCAATGGCTCATCGAGCAATAACGCTTTGGGATCGATTGCCAAAGCTCGAGCCAGCGCGACTCGCTGCTGTTGTCCGCCTGATAGATTGTAAACTGGCCTGGTGGCAAAGTTTTCTAAACCCACTGTTTCTAATAATTCAGCTGCTTTAGCTAGTCGGTTTTTCAGCGGGATCTTTTTTAAAGCGAGTCCGTATGCTACATTCTCGATTACATTGAGATGCGGGAAAAGCGCATAATTTTGGAATACCATTCCGATATTGCGCTTATGCACAGGTTTTCCTGCTAAATTTTCGCCGTCTAGGGTGATCGACCCTGATGCTTCGCTAATTAGGCCAGAAATAACCTTCAGAAGCGTTGACTTACCAGAACCGCTTGCTCCAATCACGGCTACCATTTCACCGGTCTCGACCTCAAACGAAATATCAGTTAACCCATGTCCGGTCCCTGGGTATTGATAACTCACTCTATCCAGAACCAGGCTCATGATTTTTTGATAGCGGTAGAAGAAACAAATGCCGCTGTACTGGCTAACACAAGAAGAATAACGGTGGCCGCACAAGCAAACCCAGTTGTACCATAAAAAGCTTGCCACAAGACAACCGGATAAGTGCGATTCTGAAAGCTGGCAAGTAAATTGGATAAACCAAATTCACCCACCGAAATAGCAGCAACCATCATAAGACCGCTTAACAGGCTTTTTCGTAGATTAGGTATGGCAATCCCAAAAAACTGCTGTAGTTCCGTAGCTCCCAACGTCGCGGCTGCGCGTTCTAGCGTCGCC
This Mycetohabitans endofungorum DNA region includes the following protein-coding sequences:
- a CDS encoding ABC transporter ATP-binding protein — translated: MSLVLDRVSYQYPGTGHGLTDISFEVETGEMVAVIGASGSGKSTLLKVISGLISEASGSITLDGENLAGKPVHKRNIGMVFQNYALFPHLNVIENVAYGLALKKIPLKNRLAKAAELLETVGLENFATRPVYNLSGGQQQRVALARALAIDPKALLLDEPLAALDVGIRGYLRDQIRSIQKKFNATTILVTHDQEEALTLSDYVAVLKDGKLLQFGSPKNIYCYPNSRAVAEFVGLSTLLPAKISAHNQVDLGFAQIAANTDGRRLGEKVLILIRPEHVVKDPPEGTLNYLVGCTVNQRYLGSVVRYDFQVNGASKPIVGEAIEVPVSGISIPPQCVQLLDDDPSQEVL